One Amaranthus tricolor cultivar Red isolate AtriRed21 chromosome 1, ASM2621246v1, whole genome shotgun sequence DNA window includes the following coding sequences:
- the LOC130813354 gene encoding pentatricopeptide repeat-containing protein At2g41720 isoform X2: MKNQKNYCPRNDIYNMMIRLHARHNHIDQARGLFFEMQKWKCKPDAETYNALINAHGRAGQWRWAMNIMEDMLRAAVPPSRSTYNNLINACGSCGNWREALKISKKMTDNGVGPDLVTHNIILSAYKTGAQYSKALSYFELMRGTNIRPDTTTLNIRIYCLVKLGQYEEAIGVFNSMQEKKSECPPDVVTFTSIMHMYSICGEIEKCKTVFDTMLAEGLMPNIVAYNSLMGAYASQGMSDEALNIFNEIKRNGFHPDVVSYTSLLNAYGRSQQPEKAKEIFDLMKQHNWKPNIISYNALIDAYGSSGYLVEAVEVLREMEREGIQPNVVSISTLLAACGRCCEKVKIDSILEAAEKRGIELNLVAYNTGIGSYLNVGDFDKALALYKTMRKKNVKPDSVTYNVLITGCCKFSKYDQAIKLLDEMTILSIPFTKEVYSSAISAYSKQGQLAEAESMFNRMKTACCQPDIITYTKMIHAYSEAENWDKAYTIFQEMEANDIQPDVVACSAMMRAFNKGSQPSKVLSLLEYMKENSIPITEAIHFEVISACSLLRDWKTAINQIKIMEPILPGLSTGFVNHLLQFLGKSGKTETMMKLFLKIVASGAEINYSTYSVLLKNLLAAGNWRKYIEVLQWMEEAGLQPSIAMYHDVLFFAQRSGGPDLAAMIQANMGSLKSRPQNRNQSWSSPHSASELTDECELHPQIVT, encoded by the exons ATGAAAAACCAGAAGAATTATTGTCCCCGGAATGATATATACAACATGATGATTAGATTACATGCCAGACATAATCATATAGATCAGGCTCGTGGCTTATTTTTTGAGATGCAAAAATGGAA GTGCAAGCCGGATGCCGAAACATACAATGCTCTCATCAATGCACATGGAAGAGCTGGTCAATGGCGTTGGGCGATGAATATTATGGAAGATATGCTACGTGCCGCT GTTCCCCCTAGTCGTTCAACATATAATAACTTGATCAATGCTTGTGGATCTTGTGGGAATTGGAGAGAggctctcaaaatctccaagaAAATGACTGATAATGGAGTTGGGCCTGACTTGGTAACACACAACATCATTTTGTCTGCTTATAAAACAGGTGCTCAATACTCTAAAGCTTTATCTTATTTTGAACTTATGAGAGGGACAAATATACGCCCTGACACTACGACTCTTAACATTAGAATTTACTGCCTAGTTAAGCTGGGTCAGTATGAGGAAGCTATTGGTGTTTTTAATTCAATGCAAGAGAAGAAATCTGAGTGTCCCCCTGATGTAGTGACATTTACTAGCATCATGCATATGTACTCTATCTGTGGCGAGATAGAGAAATGTAAGACTGTGTTTGATACAATGCTTGCTGAGGGTCTTATGCCCAATATTGTGGCTTACAATTCTCTGATGGGTGCATATGCATCTCAAGGAATGAGTGATGAAGCACTAAATATATTTAATGAGATCAAGCGAAATGGCTTTCATCCTGATGTTGTTTCTTACACATCTCTGCTTAATGCTTATGGAAGGTCACAACAACCCGAAAAGGCCAAAGAAATATTTGACTTGATGAAGCAGCATAATTGGAAGCCGAATATCATTAGTTATAATGCTCTTATTGATGCATATGGTTCAAGTGGTTATTTAGTTGAAGCAGTGGAAGTTTTACGTGAAATGGAACGGGAGGGGATTCAGCCTAATGTTGTCTCAATATCTACTCTTCTGGCAGCTTGTGGCCGCTGTTGTGAGAAGGTGAAAATTGATTCAATACTCGAAGCGGCTGAGAAACGAGGCATTGAATTAAATCTGGTTGCATATAACACCGGGATTGGAAGTTATTTGAATGTTGGGGATTTTGATAAGGCATTAGCTCTGTATAAAACTATGAGGAAAAAGAACGTAAAACCAGATTCTGTCACATACAATGTTTTAATTACTGGATGTTGTAAGTTCTCAAAGTATGATCAGGCAATTAAATTACTTGATGAAATGACAATTTTGAGCATTCCGTTCACCAAGGAGGTGTATTCCTCTGCTATCAGTGCCTACAGTAAGCAG GGACAATTGGCAGAGGCTGAATCAATGTTTAATAGAATGAAGACAGCTTGTTGTCAACCTGATATTATCACATACACAAAAATGATACATGCTTATAGTGAAGCTG AGAACTGGGACAAAGCGTACACAATTTTTCAGGAGATGGAGGCAAATGATATTCAACCTGATGTTGTTGCATGTTCAGCTATGATGAGAGCATTCAATAAAGGGTCTCAACCATCTAAAGTTCTTAGCTTGCTGGAGTATATGAAGGAGAATAGCATCCCAATCACTGAAGCCATACACTTTGAAGTAATATCTGCATGTAGCTT GCTTCGAGACTGGAAGACAGCAATCAACCAGATAAAAATCATGGAACCCATTCTCCCTGGACTTTCAACAGGTTTCGTGAATCACCTGCTGCAATTTCTCGGGAAATCTGGGAAGACAGAGACAATGATGAAG TTGTTTCTGAAGATTGTAGCGTCTGGTGCAGAGATTAATTATTCTACCTATTCAGTTTTATTGAAAAATTTGCTTGCTGCTGGAAATTGGAGAAAGTACATTGAG GTTTTGCAGTGGATGGAGGAAGCAGGGCTCCAACCTTCCATTGCAATGTACCACGACGTGTTGTTTTTTGCTCAAAGAAGTGGCGGGCCTGACCTTGCTGCCATGATTCAGGCGAATATGG GTTCCTTGAAAAGTAGACCTCAAAATCGAAATCAATCGTGGAGTTCTCCACATTCTGCATCAGAGTTAACAGATGAATGTGAACTTCATCCTCAAATAGTTACTTAA
- the LOC130813354 gene encoding pentatricopeptide repeat-containing protein At2g41720 isoform X1, whose protein sequence is MTSINPQIQTPLKFSQQQLHKIHNDSHFNSTKSTTYPTKPTSKISSQVKNVPLKTTKISKNSTKNPEKWVRKKQGYVDYDKGQHHVSERVSGLRKDDIPRRYRIKVQADKFQKDWSITQVVHKILALKNGADIEGVLNHWVGRFARNNYPVLIKELTQLGSIEHAVQVFNWMKNQKNYCPRNDIYNMMIRLHARHNHIDQARGLFFEMQKWKCKPDAETYNALINAHGRAGQWRWAMNIMEDMLRAAVPPSRSTYNNLINACGSCGNWREALKISKKMTDNGVGPDLVTHNIILSAYKTGAQYSKALSYFELMRGTNIRPDTTTLNIRIYCLVKLGQYEEAIGVFNSMQEKKSECPPDVVTFTSIMHMYSICGEIEKCKTVFDTMLAEGLMPNIVAYNSLMGAYASQGMSDEALNIFNEIKRNGFHPDVVSYTSLLNAYGRSQQPEKAKEIFDLMKQHNWKPNIISYNALIDAYGSSGYLVEAVEVLREMEREGIQPNVVSISTLLAACGRCCEKVKIDSILEAAEKRGIELNLVAYNTGIGSYLNVGDFDKALALYKTMRKKNVKPDSVTYNVLITGCCKFSKYDQAIKLLDEMTILSIPFTKEVYSSAISAYSKQGQLAEAESMFNRMKTACCQPDIITYTKMIHAYSEAENWDKAYTIFQEMEANDIQPDVVACSAMMRAFNKGSQPSKVLSLLEYMKENSIPITEAIHFEVISACSLLRDWKTAINQIKIMEPILPGLSTGFVNHLLQFLGKSGKTETMMKLFLKIVASGAEINYSTYSVLLKNLLAAGNWRKYIEVLQWMEEAGLQPSIAMYHDVLFFAQRSGGPDLAAMIQANMGSLKSRPQNRNQSWSSPHSASELTDECELHPQIVT, encoded by the exons ATGACATCAATAAACCCTCAAATTCAGACTCCATTAAAGTTCAGCCAACAACAATTGCACAAAATTCATAATGATTCTCACTTCAATTCCACAAAATCTACCACTTATCCAACTAAACCCACCTCCAAAATCTCCTCACAAGTCAAGAATGTACCTTTAAAAACAACTAAGATTAGCAAAAACTCGactaaaaacccagaaaaatggGTGAGAAAGAAGCAAGGTTATGTAGATTATGACAAAGGACAGCATCACGTGAGTGAGCGCGTGAGTGGGTTGAGGAAGGATGATATTCCTAGGAGATACAGAATTAAGGTGCAGGCTGATAAGTTCCAGAAAGATTGGTCAATTACTCAGGTTGTTCATAAAATTTTGGCCCTTAAAAATGGGGCTGATATTGAGGGTGTTCTAAATCATTGGGTTGGCAGATTTGCTAGAAATAATTATCCTGTTCTTATTAAG GAGTTGACTCAGCTGGGTTCTATTGAGCATGCAGTTCAAGTATTCAATTGGATGAAAAACCAGAAGAATTATTGTCCCCGGAATGATATATACAACATGATGATTAGATTACATGCCAGACATAATCATATAGATCAGGCTCGTGGCTTATTTTTTGAGATGCAAAAATGGAA GTGCAAGCCGGATGCCGAAACATACAATGCTCTCATCAATGCACATGGAAGAGCTGGTCAATGGCGTTGGGCGATGAATATTATGGAAGATATGCTACGTGCCGCT GTTCCCCCTAGTCGTTCAACATATAATAACTTGATCAATGCTTGTGGATCTTGTGGGAATTGGAGAGAggctctcaaaatctccaagaAAATGACTGATAATGGAGTTGGGCCTGACTTGGTAACACACAACATCATTTTGTCTGCTTATAAAACAGGTGCTCAATACTCTAAAGCTTTATCTTATTTTGAACTTATGAGAGGGACAAATATACGCCCTGACACTACGACTCTTAACATTAGAATTTACTGCCTAGTTAAGCTGGGTCAGTATGAGGAAGCTATTGGTGTTTTTAATTCAATGCAAGAGAAGAAATCTGAGTGTCCCCCTGATGTAGTGACATTTACTAGCATCATGCATATGTACTCTATCTGTGGCGAGATAGAGAAATGTAAGACTGTGTTTGATACAATGCTTGCTGAGGGTCTTATGCCCAATATTGTGGCTTACAATTCTCTGATGGGTGCATATGCATCTCAAGGAATGAGTGATGAAGCACTAAATATATTTAATGAGATCAAGCGAAATGGCTTTCATCCTGATGTTGTTTCTTACACATCTCTGCTTAATGCTTATGGAAGGTCACAACAACCCGAAAAGGCCAAAGAAATATTTGACTTGATGAAGCAGCATAATTGGAAGCCGAATATCATTAGTTATAATGCTCTTATTGATGCATATGGTTCAAGTGGTTATTTAGTTGAAGCAGTGGAAGTTTTACGTGAAATGGAACGGGAGGGGATTCAGCCTAATGTTGTCTCAATATCTACTCTTCTGGCAGCTTGTGGCCGCTGTTGTGAGAAGGTGAAAATTGATTCAATACTCGAAGCGGCTGAGAAACGAGGCATTGAATTAAATCTGGTTGCATATAACACCGGGATTGGAAGTTATTTGAATGTTGGGGATTTTGATAAGGCATTAGCTCTGTATAAAACTATGAGGAAAAAGAACGTAAAACCAGATTCTGTCACATACAATGTTTTAATTACTGGATGTTGTAAGTTCTCAAAGTATGATCAGGCAATTAAATTACTTGATGAAATGACAATTTTGAGCATTCCGTTCACCAAGGAGGTGTATTCCTCTGCTATCAGTGCCTACAGTAAGCAG GGACAATTGGCAGAGGCTGAATCAATGTTTAATAGAATGAAGACAGCTTGTTGTCAACCTGATATTATCACATACACAAAAATGATACATGCTTATAGTGAAGCTG AGAACTGGGACAAAGCGTACACAATTTTTCAGGAGATGGAGGCAAATGATATTCAACCTGATGTTGTTGCATGTTCAGCTATGATGAGAGCATTCAATAAAGGGTCTCAACCATCTAAAGTTCTTAGCTTGCTGGAGTATATGAAGGAGAATAGCATCCCAATCACTGAAGCCATACACTTTGAAGTAATATCTGCATGTAGCTT GCTTCGAGACTGGAAGACAGCAATCAACCAGATAAAAATCATGGAACCCATTCTCCCTGGACTTTCAACAGGTTTCGTGAATCACCTGCTGCAATTTCTCGGGAAATCTGGGAAGACAGAGACAATGATGAAG TTGTTTCTGAAGATTGTAGCGTCTGGTGCAGAGATTAATTATTCTACCTATTCAGTTTTATTGAAAAATTTGCTTGCTGCTGGAAATTGGAGAAAGTACATTGAG GTTTTGCAGTGGATGGAGGAAGCAGGGCTCCAACCTTCCATTGCAATGTACCACGACGTGTTGTTTTTTGCTCAAAGAAGTGGCGGGCCTGACCTTGCTGCCATGATTCAGGCGAATATGG GTTCCTTGAAAAGTAGACCTCAAAATCGAAATCAATCGTGGAGTTCTCCACATTCTGCATCAGAGTTAACAGATGAATGTGAACTTCATCCTCAAATAGTTACTTAA
- the LOC130813366 gene encoding AP2-like ethylene-responsive transcription factor At2g41710, with protein MASTSSGDVNGEAEGGLTVKMTASATTSVHVGVPKSKESSESSVILMKKVKRERGSTAKDRISKMPPSTAGKRSSIYRGVTRHRWTGRYEAHLWDKSTWNQNQNKKGKQVYLGAYDDEEAAARAYDLAALKYWGPGTLINFPVTDYSRDLAEMQNVSREDYLASLRRKSSGFSRGIAKYRALSSGRWEPSLGRATATEYLRGIHYGKGEDIPAEGDYPGGFPMERKIDLTGHIKWWGPNKIRQSEVGKHTSSDEFGSELKSLEREVQSTEPYQMPKLGTSYEAKKNKGSATSALSILSRSAAYKNMQEKASKAKETMNDNDEKENKSNISKIDSGKAVQKTSEDDAIDRLGSTLGIGGLPLQKNVFPLTQLLNAPLLTNYNTIDPLTDPILWTSLMPVLPTATSRTSEVTKTETSSTYSFFRQEEG; from the exons ATGGCGTCAACTTCTAGTGGTGATGTTAACGGGGAAGCTGAAGGTGGTTTAACGGTAAAGATGACGGCTAGTGCTACCACTAGTGTTCATGTCGGAGTACCGAAGAGTAAAGAAAGTAGTGAAAGTAGTGTGATTTTAATGAAGAAAGTTAAAAGAGAAAGAGGGTCTACTGCTAAAGATAGGATCAGTAAAATGCCTCCTTCTACTGCCGGAAAACGTAGTTCTATTTATCGTGGTGTTACCAG GCATAGATGGACTGGTCGATACGAAGCTCACCTTTGGGACAAAAGCACTTGGAATCAGAATCAGAATAAGAAGGGCAAACAAG TTTATTTGG GGGCGTATGATGATGAGGAAGCTGCAGCTAGAGCATATGATCTTGCCGCTTTGAAGTATTGGGGCCCGGGAACTCTAATCAATTTTCCA GTCACAGATTATAGTAGAGATTTAGCCGAAATGCAGAATGTCTCCAGAGAGGACTATCTTGCATCACTAAGAAG AAAGAGTAGCGGCTTCTCTAGAGGTATAGCTAAATATCGTGCACTTTCAAG TGGTCGATGGGAACCATCATTGGGTCGCGCTACCGCAACTGAATACCTCCGTGGCATTCACTATG GTAAAGGAGAAGATATACCTGCAGAAGGTGACTATCCTGGAGGTTTTCCCATGGAAAGAAAAATTGATTTGACGGGTCATATAAAGTGGTGGGGTCCAAACAAAATTCGACAATCCGAGGTAGGAAAGCATACCAGTTCCGATGAATTTGGGAGTGAGCTCAAATCACTAGAACGGGAAGTCCAATCTACAGAACCGTATCAGATGCCTAAGTTGGGAACTTCATACGAggcaaagaaaaataaaggatCTGCTACTTCTGCTTTGAGCATATTGTCAAGATCCGCGGCATACAAGAACATGCAAGAGAAAGCATCTAAAGCAAAGGAAACGATGAATGATAACGATGAGAAGGAGAACAAGAGTAACATTAGCAAAATCGATAGCGGTAAGGCTGTTCAGAAAACAAGTGAAGATGATGCAATTGATAGATTGGGGTCTACACTTGGAATAGGTGGATTACCGCTTCAAAAGAATGTGTTTCCTTTGACCCAGCTACTCAATGCACCGCTTTTGACGAACTACAATACTATCGATCCCTTAACCGACCCTATCCTTTGGACATCTTTAATGCCTGTTTTGCCGACAGCTACCTCACGGACTTCTGAG GTTACCAAAACCGAGACGAGTTCAACATATAGCTTCTTCAGGCAGGAAGAAGGATGA